From the Paramormyrops kingsleyae isolate MSU_618 chromosome 7, PKINGS_0.4, whole genome shotgun sequence genome, one window contains:
- the LOC111843469 gene encoding uncharacterized protein isoform X1, with product METPVVAAAILILAFATMATSEYPRTCEPLEKTDKRLWSGEAQNISTACQSNYSMNSYEVHILSLEFTATDSNSSDMLLNLTAMKSSHLIVSSNVRISIYVSALENKEHLNIMTTDQVSTKGHVSVLMTLPSNAEDLLKGVTALFGGVTSSTSIKDPKSISFSGVQASGTTQPPTEQAIADLSICKQLERMSFQMNLYTSPDYTAPVDVTTHVQIGKLLYAEISSSITLREILLHFKVTSCSVSSGTDHNMVWDLPFTEVPCPPQACRHSTRLSLSPMEPREPTAANWALECSMMVWTTESDRPVPCAYSTSVKRNIELTPPSLHPAHNQKDQVPLTMQLFITPDFMDPIDQTTRIPRDTPIYAEISSNTLGGIVLQFKVTSCSAALGFHLGLVWDLPFTEVPCPPQACRHSTRLSLSLMELPEPADASWALECSAQMCANMDNFTSGCVNVGSVRRNLMVASYLFPTSLPFMEDSQAHVFRERKDTGAPSLSFHPDIGPSQPAPDSQKDQVPLLMQLFTSTDFSDPIDPMTRVPSDKPLYAEVAYRTLGDISMSVYLQVTTCIVTSRSSCDASLSLPFTTERCPAKVCPHSVRLGFSLLPLQHLRPSSWFLECPVQMCFPEGNYQCIDVGSVKRNLEITRASLSPARQCVDFGPSAVLGVAFGGFLTGVVFVGILWFIRTRTGCPRLQTKRDPVSAIPPPSENSSANGSIDSTQSTPTSSMA from the exons AATACCCAAGAACTTGTGAACCCCTGGAAAAAACAGATAAGAGACTCTGGAGTGGTGAGGCCCAGAACATTTCAACTGCCTGCCAGAGCAACTACAGCATGAACAGTTACGAGGTCCACATTCTGAGCCTGGAGTTCACCGCTACGGACAGCAAT tCGTCTGATATGTTACTCAACCTGACTGCGATGAAATCATCACATCTGATTGTCAGCAGCAATGTCAGGATTTCCATCTACGTCAGTGCTTTGGAAAATAAAGAGCACCTCAATATC ATGACAACCGATCAGGTGTCCACAAAAGGTCATGTATCAGTCCTGATGACCCTCCCTTCAAATGCAGAGGATCTCCTGAAAGGCGTCACAGCACTCTTCGGTGGCGTGACTTCTTCAACTTCGATTAAAGATCCAAAATCTATCAGTTTCTCTGGGGTACAAG CTAGTGGGACCACCCAGCCACCGACAGAACAAGCTATTGCAGATCTGAGCATCTGCAAGCAGTTGGAGCGGATGTCTTTTCAGATGAACTTATACACCTCCCCGGATTACACAGCCCCTGTAGACGTCACCACCCACGTTCAGATCGGCAAGCTCCTTTATGCAGAG ATTTCCAGCAGCATCACTCTGAGAGAGATCCTTCTCCATTTCAAAGTGACCAGCTGTTCAGTGTCTTCAGGCACTGACCATAACATGGTGTGGGATCTGCCCTTCACTGAGGTGCCCTGCCCTCCGCAAGCCTGTCGCCACAGCACCAGACTGAGCCTCTCCCCCATGGAGCCCCGAGAGCCGACCGCTGCCAACTGGGCCTTGGAGTGCTCCATGATGGTCTGGACCACTGAG AGTGATCGCCCCGTACCATGTGCATATTCTACGTCAGTGAAGCGAAACATTGAACTTACGCCTCCGTCCTTACATCCCGCAC ATAACCAAAAAGACCAGGTACCTCTGACGATGCAGCTGTTCATCACCCCAGATTTCATGGATCCGATCGACCAGACGACCCGAATTCCGAGGGACACGCCCATTTACGCTGAG ATTTCCAGCAACACTCTGGGAGGAATCGTTCTCCAGTTCAAAGTTACCAGCTGTTCAGCGGCTTTGGGGTTCCATCTCGGCTTGGTGTGGGATCTGCCCTTCACAGAGGTGCCCTGCCCTCCGCAAGCCTGTCGCCACAGCACCAGGCTCAGCCTCTCCCTAATGGAGCTCCCAGAGCCAGCCGATGCCAGCTGGGCCTTGGAGTGCTCCGCGCAGATGTGCGCCAACATG GATAATTTTACATCTGGATGTGTAAATGTTGGCTCAGTGAGGAGAAACCTTATGGTTGCCTCATATTTATTTCCAACCA GTTTACCATTTATGGAAGACAGCCAAGCGCATGTATTCAGGGAGCGTAAAG ACACAGGagccccctctctctcttttcacCCAGACATTGGGCCCAGCCAGCCCGCTCCGGATAGCCAGAAAGACCAGGTACCTCTGCTGATGCAGCTGTTCACCTCCACGGATTTCAGCGATCCGATCGACCCGATGACCCGGGTTCCGAGCGACAAGCCCCTTTATGCTGAG GTTGCCTACCGCACGCTGGGCGACATCAGCATGTCCGTCTATCTCCAAGTGACCACGTGCATAGTGACCTCAAGGTCCAGCTGCGACGCCAGCCTGAGCCTGCCCTTCACCACCGAGCGCTGCCCGGCCAAAGTCTGCCCCCACAGCGTCCGGCTCGGCTTCTCCCTCCTGCCCCTCCAGCATTTGCGCCCCAGCAGCTGGTTCCTGGAGTGTCCCGTCCAGATGTGCTTCCCAGAG GGGAATTATCAATGCATAGATGTTGGCTCCGTGAAGAGAAATTTAGAGATCACCAGAGCATCCTTATCTCCAGCCA GGCAGTGTGTTGATTTTGGTCCCTCTGCTGTCCTGGGGGTGGCTTTCGGGGGGTTCCTGACTGGCGTGGTCTTCGTGGGAATTCTGTGGTTCATCAGAACGCGTACTG GGTGTCCCCGTTTGCAAACCAAGCGGGACCCGGTCTCTGCCATCCCACCCCCTTCTGAAAACAGCAGCGCCAATGGCAGCATCGATAGCACCCAAAGCACCCCCACCAGCAGCATGGCGTAG
- the LOC111843469 gene encoding uncharacterized protein isoform X2 — METPVVAAAILILAFATMATSEYPRTCEPLEKTDKRLWSGEAQNISTACQSNYSMNSYEVHILSLEFTATDSNSSDMLLNLTAMKSSHLIVSSNVRISIYVSALENKEHLNIMTTDQVSTKGHVSVLMTLPSNAEDLLKGVTALFGGVTSSTSIKDPKSISFSGVQASGTTQPPTEQAIADLSICKQLERMSFQMNLYTSPDYTAPVDVTTHVQIGKLLYAEISSSITLREILLHFKVTSCSVSSGTDHNMVWDLPFTEVPCPPQACRHSTRLSLSPMEPREPTAANWALECSMMVWTTESDRPVPCAYSTSVKRNIELTPPSLHPAHNQKDQVPLTMQLFITPDFMDPIDQTTRIPRDTPIYAEISSNTLGGIVLQFKVTSCSAALGFHLGLVWDLPFTEVPCPPQACRHSTRLSLSLMELPEPADASWALECSAQMCANMDNFTSGCVNVGSVRRNLMVASYLFPTSLPFMEDSQAHVFRERKDIGPSQPAPDSQKDQVPLLMQLFTSTDFSDPIDPMTRVPSDKPLYAEVAYRTLGDISMSVYLQVTTCIVTSRSSCDASLSLPFTTERCPAKVCPHSVRLGFSLLPLQHLRPSSWFLECPVQMCFPEGNYQCIDVGSVKRNLEITRASLSPARQCVDFGPSAVLGVAFGGFLTGVVFVGILWFIRTRTGCPRLQTKRDPVSAIPPPSENSSANGSIDSTQSTPTSSMA, encoded by the exons AATACCCAAGAACTTGTGAACCCCTGGAAAAAACAGATAAGAGACTCTGGAGTGGTGAGGCCCAGAACATTTCAACTGCCTGCCAGAGCAACTACAGCATGAACAGTTACGAGGTCCACATTCTGAGCCTGGAGTTCACCGCTACGGACAGCAAT tCGTCTGATATGTTACTCAACCTGACTGCGATGAAATCATCACATCTGATTGTCAGCAGCAATGTCAGGATTTCCATCTACGTCAGTGCTTTGGAAAATAAAGAGCACCTCAATATC ATGACAACCGATCAGGTGTCCACAAAAGGTCATGTATCAGTCCTGATGACCCTCCCTTCAAATGCAGAGGATCTCCTGAAAGGCGTCACAGCACTCTTCGGTGGCGTGACTTCTTCAACTTCGATTAAAGATCCAAAATCTATCAGTTTCTCTGGGGTACAAG CTAGTGGGACCACCCAGCCACCGACAGAACAAGCTATTGCAGATCTGAGCATCTGCAAGCAGTTGGAGCGGATGTCTTTTCAGATGAACTTATACACCTCCCCGGATTACACAGCCCCTGTAGACGTCACCACCCACGTTCAGATCGGCAAGCTCCTTTATGCAGAG ATTTCCAGCAGCATCACTCTGAGAGAGATCCTTCTCCATTTCAAAGTGACCAGCTGTTCAGTGTCTTCAGGCACTGACCATAACATGGTGTGGGATCTGCCCTTCACTGAGGTGCCCTGCCCTCCGCAAGCCTGTCGCCACAGCACCAGACTGAGCCTCTCCCCCATGGAGCCCCGAGAGCCGACCGCTGCCAACTGGGCCTTGGAGTGCTCCATGATGGTCTGGACCACTGAG AGTGATCGCCCCGTACCATGTGCATATTCTACGTCAGTGAAGCGAAACATTGAACTTACGCCTCCGTCCTTACATCCCGCAC ATAACCAAAAAGACCAGGTACCTCTGACGATGCAGCTGTTCATCACCCCAGATTTCATGGATCCGATCGACCAGACGACCCGAATTCCGAGGGACACGCCCATTTACGCTGAG ATTTCCAGCAACACTCTGGGAGGAATCGTTCTCCAGTTCAAAGTTACCAGCTGTTCAGCGGCTTTGGGGTTCCATCTCGGCTTGGTGTGGGATCTGCCCTTCACAGAGGTGCCCTGCCCTCCGCAAGCCTGTCGCCACAGCACCAGGCTCAGCCTCTCCCTAATGGAGCTCCCAGAGCCAGCCGATGCCAGCTGGGCCTTGGAGTGCTCCGCGCAGATGTGCGCCAACATG GATAATTTTACATCTGGATGTGTAAATGTTGGCTCAGTGAGGAGAAACCTTATGGTTGCCTCATATTTATTTCCAACCA GTTTACCATTTATGGAAGACAGCCAAGCGCATGTATTCAGGGAGCGTAAAG ACATTGGGCCCAGCCAGCCCGCTCCGGATAGCCAGAAAGACCAGGTACCTCTGCTGATGCAGCTGTTCACCTCCACGGATTTCAGCGATCCGATCGACCCGATGACCCGGGTTCCGAGCGACAAGCCCCTTTATGCTGAG GTTGCCTACCGCACGCTGGGCGACATCAGCATGTCCGTCTATCTCCAAGTGACCACGTGCATAGTGACCTCAAGGTCCAGCTGCGACGCCAGCCTGAGCCTGCCCTTCACCACCGAGCGCTGCCCGGCCAAAGTCTGCCCCCACAGCGTCCGGCTCGGCTTCTCCCTCCTGCCCCTCCAGCATTTGCGCCCCAGCAGCTGGTTCCTGGAGTGTCCCGTCCAGATGTGCTTCCCAGAG GGGAATTATCAATGCATAGATGTTGGCTCCGTGAAGAGAAATTTAGAGATCACCAGAGCATCCTTATCTCCAGCCA GGCAGTGTGTTGATTTTGGTCCCTCTGCTGTCCTGGGGGTGGCTTTCGGGGGGTTCCTGACTGGCGTGGTCTTCGTGGGAATTCTGTGGTTCATCAGAACGCGTACTG GGTGTCCCCGTTTGCAAACCAAGCGGGACCCGGTCTCTGCCATCCCACCCCCTTCTGAAAACAGCAGCGCCAATGGCAGCATCGATAGCACCCAAAGCACCCCCACCAGCAGCATGGCGTAG
- the LOC111843469 gene encoding uncharacterized protein isoform X3 encodes METPVVAAAILILAFATMATSEYPRTCEPLEKTDKRLWSGEAQNISTACQSNYSMNSYEVHILSLEFTATDSNSSDMLLNLTAMKSSHLIVSSNVRISIYVSALENKEHLNIMTTDQVSTKGHVSVLMTLPSNAEDLLKGVTALFGGVTSSTSIKDPKSISFSGVQASGTTQPPTEQAIADLSICKQLERMSFQMNLYTSPDYTAPVDVTTHVQIGKLLYAEISSSITLREILLHFKVTSCSVSSGTDHNMVWDLPFTEVPCPPQACRHSTRLSLSPMEPREPTAANWALECSMMVWTTESDRPVPCAYSTSVKRNIELTPPSLHPAHNQKDQVPLTMQLFITPDFMDPIDQTTRIPRDTPIYAEISSNTLGGIVLQFKVTSCSAALGFHLGLVWDLPFTEVPCPPQACRHSTRLSLSLMELPEPADASWALECSAQMCANMDNFTSGCVNVGSVRRNLMVASYLFPTSLPFMEDSQAHVFRERKDTGAPSLSFHPDIGPSQPAPDSQKDQVPLLMQLFTSTDFSDPIDPMTRVPSDKPLYAEVAYRTLGDISMSVYLQVTTCIVTSRSSCDASLSLPFTTERCPAKVCPHSVRLGFSLLPLQHLRPSSWFLECPVQMCFPEGNYQCIDVGSVKRNLEITRASLSPARQCVDFGPSAVLGVAFGGFLTGVVFVGILWFIRTRTG; translated from the exons AATACCCAAGAACTTGTGAACCCCTGGAAAAAACAGATAAGAGACTCTGGAGTGGTGAGGCCCAGAACATTTCAACTGCCTGCCAGAGCAACTACAGCATGAACAGTTACGAGGTCCACATTCTGAGCCTGGAGTTCACCGCTACGGACAGCAAT tCGTCTGATATGTTACTCAACCTGACTGCGATGAAATCATCACATCTGATTGTCAGCAGCAATGTCAGGATTTCCATCTACGTCAGTGCTTTGGAAAATAAAGAGCACCTCAATATC ATGACAACCGATCAGGTGTCCACAAAAGGTCATGTATCAGTCCTGATGACCCTCCCTTCAAATGCAGAGGATCTCCTGAAAGGCGTCACAGCACTCTTCGGTGGCGTGACTTCTTCAACTTCGATTAAAGATCCAAAATCTATCAGTTTCTCTGGGGTACAAG CTAGTGGGACCACCCAGCCACCGACAGAACAAGCTATTGCAGATCTGAGCATCTGCAAGCAGTTGGAGCGGATGTCTTTTCAGATGAACTTATACACCTCCCCGGATTACACAGCCCCTGTAGACGTCACCACCCACGTTCAGATCGGCAAGCTCCTTTATGCAGAG ATTTCCAGCAGCATCACTCTGAGAGAGATCCTTCTCCATTTCAAAGTGACCAGCTGTTCAGTGTCTTCAGGCACTGACCATAACATGGTGTGGGATCTGCCCTTCACTGAGGTGCCCTGCCCTCCGCAAGCCTGTCGCCACAGCACCAGACTGAGCCTCTCCCCCATGGAGCCCCGAGAGCCGACCGCTGCCAACTGGGCCTTGGAGTGCTCCATGATGGTCTGGACCACTGAG AGTGATCGCCCCGTACCATGTGCATATTCTACGTCAGTGAAGCGAAACATTGAACTTACGCCTCCGTCCTTACATCCCGCAC ATAACCAAAAAGACCAGGTACCTCTGACGATGCAGCTGTTCATCACCCCAGATTTCATGGATCCGATCGACCAGACGACCCGAATTCCGAGGGACACGCCCATTTACGCTGAG ATTTCCAGCAACACTCTGGGAGGAATCGTTCTCCAGTTCAAAGTTACCAGCTGTTCAGCGGCTTTGGGGTTCCATCTCGGCTTGGTGTGGGATCTGCCCTTCACAGAGGTGCCCTGCCCTCCGCAAGCCTGTCGCCACAGCACCAGGCTCAGCCTCTCCCTAATGGAGCTCCCAGAGCCAGCCGATGCCAGCTGGGCCTTGGAGTGCTCCGCGCAGATGTGCGCCAACATG GATAATTTTACATCTGGATGTGTAAATGTTGGCTCAGTGAGGAGAAACCTTATGGTTGCCTCATATTTATTTCCAACCA GTTTACCATTTATGGAAGACAGCCAAGCGCATGTATTCAGGGAGCGTAAAG ACACAGGagccccctctctctcttttcacCCAGACATTGGGCCCAGCCAGCCCGCTCCGGATAGCCAGAAAGACCAGGTACCTCTGCTGATGCAGCTGTTCACCTCCACGGATTTCAGCGATCCGATCGACCCGATGACCCGGGTTCCGAGCGACAAGCCCCTTTATGCTGAG GTTGCCTACCGCACGCTGGGCGACATCAGCATGTCCGTCTATCTCCAAGTGACCACGTGCATAGTGACCTCAAGGTCCAGCTGCGACGCCAGCCTGAGCCTGCCCTTCACCACCGAGCGCTGCCCGGCCAAAGTCTGCCCCCACAGCGTCCGGCTCGGCTTCTCCCTCCTGCCCCTCCAGCATTTGCGCCCCAGCAGCTGGTTCCTGGAGTGTCCCGTCCAGATGTGCTTCCCAGAG GGGAATTATCAATGCATAGATGTTGGCTCCGTGAAGAGAAATTTAGAGATCACCAGAGCATCCTTATCTCCAGCCA GGCAGTGTGTTGATTTTGGTCCCTCTGCTGTCCTGGGGGTGGCTTTCGGGGGGTTCCTGACTGGCGTGGTCTTCGTGGGAATTCTGTGGTTCATCAGAACGCGTACTG GGTGA